In Rattus norvegicus strain BN/NHsdMcwi chromosome 3, GRCr8, whole genome shotgun sequence, a genomic segment contains:
- the Sema6d gene encoding semaphorin-6D isoform X14, which translates to MRFFLLWFCVLFLLVSRLRAVSFPEDDEPLNTVDYHYSRQYPVFRGRPSGNESQHRLDFQLMLKIRDTLYIAGRDQVYTVNLNDIPQTEVIPSKKLTWRSRQQDRENCAMKGKHKDECHNFIKVFVPRNDEMVFVCGTNAFNPMCRYYRLSTLEYDGEEISGLARCPFDARQTNVALFADGKLYSATVADFLASDAVIYRSMGDGSALRTIKYDSKWIKEPHFLHAIEYGNYVYFFFREIAVEHNNLGKAVYSRVARICKNDMGGSQRVLEKHWTSFLKARLNCSVPGDSFFYFDVLQSITDIIQINGIPTVIGVFTTQLNSIPGSAVCAFSMDDIEKVFKGRFKEQKTPDSVWTAVPEDKVPKPRPGCCAKHGLAEAYKTSIDFPDDTLSFIKSHPLMDSAVPPIADEPWFTKTRVRYRLTAIEVDRSAGPYQNYTVIFVGSEAGVVLKVLAKTSPFSLNDSVLLEEIEAYNPAKCSAESEEDRKVVSLQLDRDHHALYVAFSSCVVRIPLSRCERYGSCKKSCIASRDPYCGWLSQGVCERVTLGMLAGGYEQDTEYGNTAHLGDCHESLPTSTTPDYKIFGGPTSG; encoded by the exons ATGAGGTTCTTTCTGCTGTGGTTCTGTGTGCTGTTCCTTCTGGTCTCCAGGTTACGGGCCGTCAGCTTCCCTGAGGACGATGAGCCCCTTAACACGGTTGACTACCACT ATTCAAGGCAATATCCGGTTTTTAGAGGACGCCCTTCAGGCAACGAATCGCAGCATAGGCTGGACTTTCAGCTGATGTTGAAAATTCGAGACACACTTTATATTGCTGGCAG GGATCAAGTCTATACAGTGAACTTAAATGACATCCCCCAAACAGAGGTGATCCCGAGCAAG AAGCTGACATGGAGGTCCAGACAGCAGGATCGAGAAAATTGTGCTATGAAAGGCAAGCATAAA gaTGAATGTCACAACTTCATCAAAGTCTTTGTCCCAAGAAATGATGAGATGGTTTTTGTCTGTGGCACCAACGCTTTCAACCCGATGTGCAGATACTATAGG TTGAGTACCTTAGAGTATGATGGGGAAGAAATTAGTGGCCTGGCACGGTGCCCGTTTGATGCCCGACAAACCAATGTTGCCCTCTTTGCTG ATGGGAAACTGTATTCTGCCACAGTGGCTGATTTCCTGGCCAGTGATGCTGTCATTTACAGAAGCATGGGTGATGGATCGGCCCTCCGCACAATAAAATAcgactccaaatggatcaaag AACCACACTTTCTTCACGCCATAGAATATGGAAACTATGtctatttcttcttcagagaaatCGCCGTGGAACATAATAACTTAGGCAAG GCTGTGTACTCCCGAGTGGCCCGCATTTGTAAAAACGACATGGGTGGCTCACAGCGGGTCCTGGAGAAACACTGGACTTCCTTCCTGAAGGCTCGGCTTAACTGCTCAGTCCCTGGAGATTCCTTTTTCTACTTCGATGTTCTGCAGTCCATCACAGACATCATCCAAATCAATGGCATCCCCACCGTGATCGGGGTCTTCACCACGCAGCTCAACAG CATTCCTGGCTCTGCAGTCTGTGCCTTTAGCATGGACGACATTGAGAAAGTGTTCAAAGGGCGGTTCAAAGAGCAGAAAACCCCAGACTCTGTTTGGACAGCGGTTCCTGAAGACAAAGTACCAAAACCAAG GCCTGGCTGTTGTGCCAAACATGGCCTCGCGGAAGCTTACAAAACCTCCATCGACTTTCCAGATGATACCCTGTCTTTCATCAAGTCCCACCCGCTGATGGACTCCGCTGTCCCACCCATTGCTGATGAGCCCTGGTTCACAAAGACTCGGGTCCG GTACAGGCTGACAGCCATCGAAGTGGACCGTTCGGCAGGGCCGTACCAAAACTACACAGTCATCTTTGTTGGCTCTGAGGCCGGCGTGGTGCTTAAAGTTTTGGCAAAGACCAGTCCTTTCTCTTTGAACGACAGTGTATTACTCGAAGAGATCGAAGCTTATAACCCAGCCAA GTGCAGCGCCGAGAGTGAGGAGGACAGGAAGGTCGTCTCGTTACAGCTGGACAGGGATCACCATGCTTTATACGTGGCCTTCTCCAGCTGCGTGGTCCGCATCCCCCTCAGCCGCTGTGAGCGCTATGGCTCCTGTAAAAA GTCTTGCATTGCATCACGAGACCCGTACTGTGGTTGGTTAAGCCAgggagtgtgtgagagagtgaccTTAGGGATGCT TGCTGGAGGATATGAGCAGGACACCGAGTATGGCAACACGGCCCACCTAGGGGACTGCCACG AAAGTTTGCCTACTTCAACTACACCAGATTACAAAATATTTGGCGGTCCAACATctggttag
- the Sema6d gene encoding semaphorin-6D isoform X13, which translates to MRFFLLWFCVLFLLVSRLRAVSFPEDDEPLNTVDYHYSRQYPVFRGRPSGNESQHRLDFQLMLKIRDTLYIAGRDQVYTVNLNDIPQTEVIPSKKLTWRSRQQDRENCAMKGKHKDECHNFIKVFVPRNDEMVFVCGTNAFNPMCRYYRLSTLEYDGEEISGLARCPFDARQTNVALFADGKLYSATVADFLASDAVIYRSMGDGSALRTIKYDSKWIKEPHFLHAIEYGNYVYFFFREIAVEHNNLGKAVYSRVARICKNDMGGSQRVLEKHWTSFLKARLNCSVPGDSFFYFDVLQSITDIIQINGIPTVIGVFTTQLNSIPGSAVCAFSMDDIEKVFKGRFKEQKTPDSVWTAVPEDKVPKPRPGCCAKHGLAEAYKTSIDFPDDTLSFIKSHPLMDSAVPPIADEPWFTKTRVRYRLTAIEVDRSAGPYQNYTVIFVGSEAGVVLKVLAKTSPFSLNDSVLLEEIEAYNPAKCSAESEEDRKVVSLQLDRDHHALYVAFSSCVVRIPLSRCERYGSCKKSCIASRDPYCGWLSQGVCERVTLGMLAGGYEQDTEYGNTAHLGDCHGVRWEVQSGDSNQMVHMNVLITCVFAAFVLGAFIAGVAVYCYRDMFVRKNRKIHKDAESAQSCTDSSGSFAKLNGLFDSPVKEYQQNIDSPKLYSNLLTSRKELPPNTDPKSMAMDHRGQPPELAALPTPESTPVLHQKTLQAMKSHSDKAHGHGASRKEHPQFFPSSPPPHSPLSHGHIPSAIVLPNATHDYNTSFSNSNAHKAEKKLQNVDHPLTKSSSKREHRRSVDSRNTLNDLLKHLNDPNSNAKAIMGEIHMAHQTLMLDPVGPMSEVPPKVPNREASLYSPPSTLPRNSPTKRVDVPTTPGVPMTSLERQRGYHKNSSQRHSISAVPKNLNSPNGVLLSRQPSMNRGGYMPTPTGAKVDYIQGTPVSVHLQPSLSRQSSYTSNGTLPRTGLKRTPSLKPDVPPKPSFVPQTTSVRPLNKYTY; encoded by the exons ATGAGGTTCTTTCTGCTGTGGTTCTGTGTGCTGTTCCTTCTGGTCTCCAGGTTACGGGCCGTCAGCTTCCCTGAGGACGATGAGCCCCTTAACACGGTTGACTACCACT ATTCAAGGCAATATCCGGTTTTTAGAGGACGCCCTTCAGGCAACGAATCGCAGCATAGGCTGGACTTTCAGCTGATGTTGAAAATTCGAGACACACTTTATATTGCTGGCAG GGATCAAGTCTATACAGTGAACTTAAATGACATCCCCCAAACAGAGGTGATCCCGAGCAAG AAGCTGACATGGAGGTCCAGACAGCAGGATCGAGAAAATTGTGCTATGAAAGGCAAGCATAAA gaTGAATGTCACAACTTCATCAAAGTCTTTGTCCCAAGAAATGATGAGATGGTTTTTGTCTGTGGCACCAACGCTTTCAACCCGATGTGCAGATACTATAGG TTGAGTACCTTAGAGTATGATGGGGAAGAAATTAGTGGCCTGGCACGGTGCCCGTTTGATGCCCGACAAACCAATGTTGCCCTCTTTGCTG ATGGGAAACTGTATTCTGCCACAGTGGCTGATTTCCTGGCCAGTGATGCTGTCATTTACAGAAGCATGGGTGATGGATCGGCCCTCCGCACAATAAAATAcgactccaaatggatcaaag AACCACACTTTCTTCACGCCATAGAATATGGAAACTATGtctatttcttcttcagagaaatCGCCGTGGAACATAATAACTTAGGCAAG GCTGTGTACTCCCGAGTGGCCCGCATTTGTAAAAACGACATGGGTGGCTCACAGCGGGTCCTGGAGAAACACTGGACTTCCTTCCTGAAGGCTCGGCTTAACTGCTCAGTCCCTGGAGATTCCTTTTTCTACTTCGATGTTCTGCAGTCCATCACAGACATCATCCAAATCAATGGCATCCCCACCGTGATCGGGGTCTTCACCACGCAGCTCAACAG CATTCCTGGCTCTGCAGTCTGTGCCTTTAGCATGGACGACATTGAGAAAGTGTTCAAAGGGCGGTTCAAAGAGCAGAAAACCCCAGACTCTGTTTGGACAGCGGTTCCTGAAGACAAAGTACCAAAACCAAG GCCTGGCTGTTGTGCCAAACATGGCCTCGCGGAAGCTTACAAAACCTCCATCGACTTTCCAGATGATACCCTGTCTTTCATCAAGTCCCACCCGCTGATGGACTCCGCTGTCCCACCCATTGCTGATGAGCCCTGGTTCACAAAGACTCGGGTCCG GTACAGGCTGACAGCCATCGAAGTGGACCGTTCGGCAGGGCCGTACCAAAACTACACAGTCATCTTTGTTGGCTCTGAGGCCGGCGTGGTGCTTAAAGTTTTGGCAAAGACCAGTCCTTTCTCTTTGAACGACAGTGTATTACTCGAAGAGATCGAAGCTTATAACCCAGCCAA GTGCAGCGCCGAGAGTGAGGAGGACAGGAAGGTCGTCTCGTTACAGCTGGACAGGGATCACCATGCTTTATACGTGGCCTTCTCCAGCTGCGTGGTCCGCATCCCCCTCAGCCGCTGTGAGCGCTATGGCTCCTGTAAAAA GTCTTGCATTGCATCACGAGACCCGTACTGTGGTTGGTTAAGCCAgggagtgtgtgagagagtgaccTTAGGGATGCT TGCTGGAGGATATGAGCAGGACACCGAGTATGGCAACACGGCCCACCTAGGGGACTGCCACG GTGTACGGTGGGAAGTCCAGTCTGGAGATTCCAACCAGATGGTCCACATGAATGTCCTCATCACCTGCGTGTTTGCAGCTTTTGTCTTGGGCGCGTTCATCGCAGGAGTGGCTGTGTACTGCTATCGTGACATGTTTGTTCGGAAGAACAGAAAGATCCATAAAGATGCAGAATCGGCCCAGTCATGCACAGATTCCAGTGGAAGCTTTGCCAAGCTGAATGGTCTCTTTGACAGCCCCGTCAAGGAGTACCAGCAGAACATCGATTCACCCAAACTGTACAGCAACCTGCTGACCAGTCGGAAGGAGCTGCCTCCCAACACGGATCCAAAGTCCATGGCCATGGACCATCGAGGCCAGCCTCCAGAGCTGGCTGCTCTCCCCACGCCAGAGTCTACACCTGTACTCCACCAGAAGACCCTGCAGGCCATGAAGAGCCACTCCGATAAGGCCCATGGCCATGGTGCTTCAAGGAAGGAACACCCCCAGTTTTTTCCTTCTAGTCCTCCACCCCATTCCCCGTTAAGTCACGGGCATATTCCCAGTGCCATCGTTCTTCCAAACGCCACTCATGACTACAACACATCCTTCTCAAACTCTAACGCTCACAAAGCCGAAAAGAAGCTTCAGAACGTTGATCACCCTCTCACAAAGTCATCCAGTAAGAGGGAACACCGGCGCTCTGTGGACTCCAGAAACACCCTCAATGATCTCTTGAAGCATCTCAATGACCCAAACAGTAACGCCAAAGCCATCATGGGAGAAATCCACATGGCCCATCAGACCCTCATGCTGGACCCAGTGGGACCAATGTCTGAGGTCCCACCCAAGGTTCCTAACCGGGAGGCATCCCTATACTCCCCCCCCTCAACACTCCCCAGAAATAGTCCAACCAAGAGAGTAGATGTCCCCACCACTCCTGGGGTCCCAATGACTTCTCTGGAAAGACAAAGGGGTTATCACAAAAACTCCTCCCAGAGGCACTCTATATCTGCCGTGCCTAAAAACTTAAACTCACCAAACGGTGTTTTGTTATCTAGACAGCCGAGTATGAACCGTGGAGGATATATGCCCACCCCAACAGGGGCGAAGGTGGACTATATTCAGGGGACACCGGTGAGTGTCCATCTGCAGCCCTCCCTCTCCAGACAGAGCAGCTACACCAGTAATGGTACCCTACCCAGGACGGGACTAAAGAGGACACCATCCTTAAAACCTGATGTGCCACCAAAGCCTTCCTTTGTTCCTCAAACCACATCTGTCAGACCACTGAACAAATACACTTACTAG
- the Sema6d gene encoding semaphorin-6D isoform X6, whose translation MRFFLLWFCVLFLLVSRLRAVSFPEDDEPLNTVDYHYSRQYPVFRGRPSGNESQHRLDFQLMLKIRDTLYIAGRDQVYTVNLNDIPQTEVIPSKKLTWRSRQQDRENCAMKGKHKDECHNFIKVFVPRNDEMVFVCGTNAFNPMCRYYRLSTLEYDGEEISGLARCPFDARQTNVALFADGKLYSATVADFLASDAVIYRSMGDGSALRTIKYDSKWIKEPHFLHAIEYGNYVYFFFREIAVEHNNLGKAVYSRVARICKNDMGGSQRVLEKHWTSFLKARLNCSVPGDSFFYFDVLQSITDIIQINGIPTVIGVFTTQLNSIPGSAVCAFSMDDIEKVFKGRFKEQKTPDSVWTAVPEDKVPKPRPGCCAKHGLAEAYKTSIDFPDDTLSFIKSHPLMDSAVPPIADEPWFTKTRVRYRLTAIEVDRSAGPYQNYTVIFVGSEAGVVLKVLAKTSPFSLNDSVLLEEIEAYNPAKCSAESEEDRKVVSLQLDRDHHALYVAFSSCVVRIPLSRCERYGSCKKSCIASRDPYCGWLSQGVCERVTLGMLLLTEDFFAFHNHSAGGYEQDTEYGNTAHLGDCHESLPTSTTPDYKIFGGPTSDMEVPSSSVTTVASSPEITSKVIDTWRPKLTSSRKFVVQDDPNTSDFTDTISGIPKGVRWEVQSGDSNQMVHMNVLITCVFAAFVLGAFIAGVAVYCYRDMFVRKNRKIHKDAESAQSCTDSSGSFAKLNGLFDSPVKEYQQNIDSPKLYSNLLTSRKELPPNTDPKSMAMDHRGQPPELAALPTPESTPVLHQKTLQAMKSHSDKAHGHGASRKEHPQFFPSSPPPHSPLSHGHIPSAIVLPNATHDYNTSFSNSNAHKAEKKLQNVDHPLTKSSSKREHRRSVDSRNTLNDLLKHLNDPNSNAKAIMGEIHMAHQTLMLDPVGPMSEVPPKVPNREASLYSPPSTLPRNSPTKRVDVPTTPGVPMTSLERQRGYHKNSSQRHSISAVPKNLNSPNGVLLSRQPSMNRGGYMPTPTGAKVDYIQGTPVSVHLQPSLSRQSSYTSNGTLPRTGLKRTPSLKPDVPPKPSFVPQTTSVRPLNKYTY comes from the exons ATGAGGTTCTTTCTGCTGTGGTTCTGTGTGCTGTTCCTTCTGGTCTCCAGGTTACGGGCCGTCAGCTTCCCTGAGGACGATGAGCCCCTTAACACGGTTGACTACCACT ATTCAAGGCAATATCCGGTTTTTAGAGGACGCCCTTCAGGCAACGAATCGCAGCATAGGCTGGACTTTCAGCTGATGTTGAAAATTCGAGACACACTTTATATTGCTGGCAG GGATCAAGTCTATACAGTGAACTTAAATGACATCCCCCAAACAGAGGTGATCCCGAGCAAG AAGCTGACATGGAGGTCCAGACAGCAGGATCGAGAAAATTGTGCTATGAAAGGCAAGCATAAA gaTGAATGTCACAACTTCATCAAAGTCTTTGTCCCAAGAAATGATGAGATGGTTTTTGTCTGTGGCACCAACGCTTTCAACCCGATGTGCAGATACTATAGG TTGAGTACCTTAGAGTATGATGGGGAAGAAATTAGTGGCCTGGCACGGTGCCCGTTTGATGCCCGACAAACCAATGTTGCCCTCTTTGCTG ATGGGAAACTGTATTCTGCCACAGTGGCTGATTTCCTGGCCAGTGATGCTGTCATTTACAGAAGCATGGGTGATGGATCGGCCCTCCGCACAATAAAATAcgactccaaatggatcaaag AACCACACTTTCTTCACGCCATAGAATATGGAAACTATGtctatttcttcttcagagaaatCGCCGTGGAACATAATAACTTAGGCAAG GCTGTGTACTCCCGAGTGGCCCGCATTTGTAAAAACGACATGGGTGGCTCACAGCGGGTCCTGGAGAAACACTGGACTTCCTTCCTGAAGGCTCGGCTTAACTGCTCAGTCCCTGGAGATTCCTTTTTCTACTTCGATGTTCTGCAGTCCATCACAGACATCATCCAAATCAATGGCATCCCCACCGTGATCGGGGTCTTCACCACGCAGCTCAACAG CATTCCTGGCTCTGCAGTCTGTGCCTTTAGCATGGACGACATTGAGAAAGTGTTCAAAGGGCGGTTCAAAGAGCAGAAAACCCCAGACTCTGTTTGGACAGCGGTTCCTGAAGACAAAGTACCAAAACCAAG GCCTGGCTGTTGTGCCAAACATGGCCTCGCGGAAGCTTACAAAACCTCCATCGACTTTCCAGATGATACCCTGTCTTTCATCAAGTCCCACCCGCTGATGGACTCCGCTGTCCCACCCATTGCTGATGAGCCCTGGTTCACAAAGACTCGGGTCCG GTACAGGCTGACAGCCATCGAAGTGGACCGTTCGGCAGGGCCGTACCAAAACTACACAGTCATCTTTGTTGGCTCTGAGGCCGGCGTGGTGCTTAAAGTTTTGGCAAAGACCAGTCCTTTCTCTTTGAACGACAGTGTATTACTCGAAGAGATCGAAGCTTATAACCCAGCCAA GTGCAGCGCCGAGAGTGAGGAGGACAGGAAGGTCGTCTCGTTACAGCTGGACAGGGATCACCATGCTTTATACGTGGCCTTCTCCAGCTGCGTGGTCCGCATCCCCCTCAGCCGCTGTGAGCGCTATGGCTCCTGTAAAAA GTCTTGCATTGCATCACGAGACCCGTACTGTGGTTGGTTAAGCCAgggagtgtgtgagagagtgaccTTAGGGATGCT GCTGTTAACCGAAGACTTCTTTGCTTTCCATAACCACAGTGCTGGAGGATATGAGCAGGACACCGAGTATGGCAACACGGCCCACCTAGGGGACTGCCACG AAAGTTTGCCTACTTCAACTACACCAGATTACAAAATATTTGGCGGTCCAACATctg ACATGGAGGTACCCTCATCTTCTGTTACCACTGTGGCAAGTAGCCCAGAAATTACATCTAAAGTGATTGATACCTGGAGACCTAAACTGACGAGCTCCCGGAAATTTGTAGTTCAAGATGACCCAAACACTTCCGATTTTACTGATACTATATCAGGTATCCCAAAGG GTGTACGGTGGGAAGTCCAGTCTGGAGATTCCAACCAGATGGTCCACATGAATGTCCTCATCACCTGCGTGTTTGCAGCTTTTGTCTTGGGCGCGTTCATCGCAGGAGTGGCTGTGTACTGCTATCGTGACATGTTTGTTCGGAAGAACAGAAAGATCCATAAAGATGCAGAATCGGCCCAGTCATGCACAGATTCCAGTGGAAGCTTTGCCAAGCTGAATGGTCTCTTTGACAGCCCCGTCAAGGAGTACCAGCAGAACATCGATTCACCCAAACTGTACAGCAACCTGCTGACCAGTCGGAAGGAGCTGCCTCCCAACACGGATCCAAAGTCCATGGCCATGGACCATCGAGGCCAGCCTCCAGAGCTGGCTGCTCTCCCCACGCCAGAGTCTACACCTGTACTCCACCAGAAGACCCTGCAGGCCATGAAGAGCCACTCCGATAAGGCCCATGGCCATGGTGCTTCAAGGAAGGAACACCCCCAGTTTTTTCCTTCTAGTCCTCCACCCCATTCCCCGTTAAGTCACGGGCATATTCCCAGTGCCATCGTTCTTCCAAACGCCACTCATGACTACAACACATCCTTCTCAAACTCTAACGCTCACAAAGCCGAAAAGAAGCTTCAGAACGTTGATCACCCTCTCACAAAGTCATCCAGTAAGAGGGAACACCGGCGCTCTGTGGACTCCAGAAACACCCTCAATGATCTCTTGAAGCATCTCAATGACCCAAACAGTAACGCCAAAGCCATCATGGGAGAAATCCACATGGCCCATCAGACCCTCATGCTGGACCCAGTGGGACCAATGTCTGAGGTCCCACCCAAGGTTCCTAACCGGGAGGCATCCCTATACTCCCCCCCCTCAACACTCCCCAGAAATAGTCCAACCAAGAGAGTAGATGTCCCCACCACTCCTGGGGTCCCAATGACTTCTCTGGAAAGACAAAGGGGTTATCACAAAAACTCCTCCCAGAGGCACTCTATATCTGCCGTGCCTAAAAACTTAAACTCACCAAACGGTGTTTTGTTATCTAGACAGCCGAGTATGAACCGTGGAGGATATATGCCCACCCCAACAGGGGCGAAGGTGGACTATATTCAGGGGACACCGGTGAGTGTCCATCTGCAGCCCTCCCTCTCCAGACAGAGCAGCTACACCAGTAATGGTACCCTACCCAGGACGGGACTAAAGAGGACACCATCCTTAAAACCTGATGTGCCACCAAAGCCTTCCTTTGTTCCTCAAACCACATCTGTCAGACCACTGAACAAATACACTTACTAG